A genomic window from Pecten maximus chromosome 6, xPecMax1.1, whole genome shotgun sequence includes:
- the LOC117329858 gene encoding LOW QUALITY PROTEIN: GDP-Man:Man(3)GlcNAc(2)-PP-Dol alpha-1,2-mannosyltransferase-like (The sequence of the model RefSeq protein was modified relative to this genomic sequence to represent the inferred CDS: deleted 1 base in 1 codon), which yields MEVMKQFAGLIQQYFSFLSEMLTSLICICVIFIIVIAIATTFLRYWIQRRSAFQLPHIRKTKSGEITPVIGFFHPYCNAGGGGERVLWVAIRSIQRRYPNVNCVVYTGDTDVTGPQILERARQRFNITLKSHVQFIFLKRRRWVEAVKYPMFTLLGQSLGSVLLGWEALLAFVPDVYIDTMGYAFTVPLFKYFGRCQVCCYVHYPTISTDMLEKVSSRTEAFNNASFISQSHLLSTVKLQYYKAFAYLYGVAGKRCHAVLVNSTWTYGHIKQLWQPSVHTYILFPPCDTSEFTKIYLREHIDSPTQNIISIAQFRPEKDHALQIDSFHHFLLKKTEKERSKYKLVLVGSCRNRGDNDLVDSLKQQCDILGITEYVEFKLNVSFQELKELMASSTVGLHTMWNEHFGIGVVELMAAGTVVLAHNSGGPKLDIVVSYNDHSTGFLAEDIQSYSHALDTIFSLTPRQRLDIRKNARDSISRFSEEEFEHGFLEVIEPLISNIRRRLTS from the exons ATGGAGGTGATGAAACAGTTTGCTGGCTTGATCCAACAATATTTCAG CTTTTTATCGGAGATGTTGACCTCATTGATCTGCATCTGTGTCATATTTATCATTGTCATCGCCATAGCAACCACATTCCTGAGGTACTGGATTCAGCGCCGCTCTGCATTCCAGCTTCCACATattagaaaaacaaaatcaggggagataactcctgtGATTGGATTCTTTCACCCTTATTGTAATGCAGGAGGAGGAGGGGAAAGAGTGCTGTGGGTGGCTATCCGGTCGATACAGAGAAG GTACCCCAATGTGAactgtgttgtgtatactggAGATACAGACGTCACTGGTCCACAGATCCTGGAACGTGCTCGTCAGCGATTCAACATCACACTCAAGTCTCACGTCCAGTTCATATTTCTGAAGCGTCGTAGATGGGTCGAGGCAGTCAAGTACCCCATGTTCACTCTACTGGGCCAGAGCCTTGGATCGGTTCTGCTCGGCTGGGAAGCCCTACTCGCCTTTGTACCAGATGTTTACATTGACACTATGGGGTATGCGTTCACGGTTCCGCTATTTAAATACTTCGGAAGATGCCAGGTTTGTTGTTACGTTCACTATCCCACGATAAGTACGGACATGTTGGAGAAGGTATCGTCACGAACGGAGGCTTTCAACAACGCGTCCTTCATTTCCCAGAGTCATCTCCTCAGTACTGTGAAACTTCAATATTACAAAGCTTTCGCGTACCTTTACGGTGTGGCTGGAAAACGATGTCACGCGGTATTGGTCAACTCGACCTGGACTTACGGCCATATTAAACAACTCTGGCAACCCTCCGTCCACACCTACATTCTCTTCCCGCCCTGTGACACGTCAGAATTCACCAAGATCTACTTACGGGAACACATTGACTCACCCACTCAAAACATCATATCCATCGCTCAGTTTAGACCTGAAAAAGACCACGCGTTACAAATAGACTCCTTTCATCACTTTCTCCTGAAGAAAACGGAGAAAGAGCGAAGTAAATACAAACTAGTCCTAGTGGGAAGCTGCCGAAACAGGGGAGATAATGACTTGGTGGACAGCCTTAAACAGCAGTGTGATATACTAGGTATAACAGAATATGTCGAATTTAAACTCAATGTCAGTTTCCAGGAGCTGAAAGAGTTGATGGCGTCATCTACGGTGGGATTACATACCATGTGGAATGAACATTTCGGTATTG GTGTAGTAGAGCTAATGGCCGCGGGCACCGTGGTCCTGGCA CATAATTCTGGAGGACCCAAACTGGACATAGTGGTCAGTTACAATGACCATTCAACAGGTTTCCTGGCCGAAGATATCCAGTCTTATTCTCATGCACTGGACACAATATTTAGTCTAACGCCACGGCAACGACTTGACATTAGGAAGAATGCACGTGATTCCATATCTCGATTTTCTGAGGAGGAATTTGAACATGGATTCCTTGAAGTGATAGAACCGCTCATCTCAAACATTCGCCGGAGGCTGACATCTtag